The Vigna radiata var. radiata cultivar VC1973A chromosome 6, Vradiata_ver6, whole genome shotgun sequence DNA segment tataaaatcaacttttaatttcacttttttttttatttgttttcatgttaATCATTTCTCGGACCAATCTAGAGAGATCTAGATTTGACCATGATGATGAAACATACGTCTACGGAGAGGGTATGAAATTGGTGCAGAGGATATGGACTGAAgttaaaaaactgaaaatcgGAGACATTTTGGCGTTGACTACTAAACCATCCACAGTGTTGTCTGATGTATTAGAAACAGCAAACGATGACTACCAATCATAGAATTATAGCGTGgcaaaagagagaaagtgaagagaaaaagagaaactgTTGTATTCATTGATCGATTACAAAAATACAACTAAGGAAAGATATATATAGGAAAGGCAATACaaaggaagaaacaaaagaacGAAGAAAAAAGGAACCGAGCTATCCGGACGGGTAAACAAAAGGAAACCGAAcggaaaagataaaaaggaaaaataaccGGACGGGTCACTCTAAGAGAGACCGGACGGTGAACAATATAAATGTTATCaaccaaatatattattttatgaggAGTTTTGCAATAATCACGGCGGACTCTTATGGACGGAACCTACTGCCCTTGTTTGATCTTCCAAATGATAAAAAACAGCGTTTACTAAGAGCAGTGGACAATGAAGGTAACAACGTTCTACACCTGGCTGCGCTTTTGCCCCCTGAATTCAAATCATTCTCAGGTTTAAGTGCAAAAATTCAAATGGACAAAGAGCTCTCTTGGTTCAAGGTCAATTTATTCATTTCCTTATTCCTTATTCAATcgttctttttattaattagtattGTGACGTTGAATAACCTTAAATTAGGGATAGGTTTTATGTCTCGGTgattttgataaagataagatagattggtaattttgatttttcattattaGATTAGGGTagtgtattattttattgttgatatAGATAAAGATAGATTAAATAGTATTATTTAGATTAAGCTATttagatgttattttttatttttatttttattctttttttcttagttaAAAATGCACTTATTTAAAGAATGTATGGTTCAATGAAAAAATCACCATAATGAGTTTTATCACATCTATTTTGTGTGTGTTTATCCATATTTAACAAAGTAGTTTCAGAGTTTTCATACTGAGTGTcgagtgagagaaaaaaaaatagagtgagcatgcttgagaaaaatataagattggGATAACTAATCTTGTAAACGGTATTTTCTTGCCACAATTGTcgagaaaaaccaattatgataattggaGCTTGCAAATAAGGGTCCTTCTTGAATTCCAAAACGTATGGGATGTAATGGAGAGCGAGTACTAAGAACCCATGAAGGACGAAGAACAGACAATGGTCTAGATTGTTGTATTGAAAAAGACCTGAGTGAAAGACAAATCAGCTTTGTACCTATTGTACAGAGCAGTGGACGAATCAGACTTTAAAAAGATAGCAAAAGCTGCATTCAAAAGAAGCTCAGGAGATCCTTGAGATAACGTACAGAAGGGACAACCGTGTTAGGTAGGTCTGGCTTCAAACTCTTAGAGTGGAGTTTGAGAATCTAAAGATGGAAGACACAGAATGAGTGACCGGGCACATAATTTGGGTGGAGAAAGTGGCAAATCAACTCGGCAGGAATGGAGAACCGTTGCCAGCCTGCCAGGTTGTGGAGAAATTTTTGAGATCATTAACAAATTATTACGAAAGCAAAGTTTGCACCATTAAGGAGTCCAAAGGCCTATCAACACTTTTAGTTGAAGAGCTTGCCGAGTCACTTAAGACGCACAAACAACAGAGAAAGAAGAACTTTCAGGCACTTGATTAAGCACTTCAAGCACAACATAACGTGAAGGAAGATGCTCAGAACATTCAGGGCCAAGGTCTTGGAGGCTGTGACAAAGGTGATTTTAAGGATGACATCAAAGAGCAAATCGGTCAATAAAATCGATGTGGCCAAGACAACGGAACAGTTAAGGAGGTCAATCAATAATTGAGGTTTTAGGTGTGACTAGCACGACTACTATGCTACAATTGACAAAGTGCTACAATTGTGGTAAGAAGAATCTTCTTACATAGGAAGATGACGAAGAAATAGTTCAGTTGATGTCAAAGAGCTTAAAGGCTGACCTGCCGAGATGGAGATCAGATGTCGAGCTATTTTCAGGTTGTGTCGAGCTGATTGTTGTCAAACTGAATCTTAGCAGGAGACTGGAAGTCGGGCACAAGGAGAACTCGAGAAGCTTACCAAGTAGCGTAGGGAGCCCAACATTGTGGATGGAGAGCTCAAAAGTTCTAATAGAGAGCTCGGAAGTGCAAAGCTCAATGCAGATAAAGAGCTCAACATAATGTGCAAAGAGCTCGACAGAGAACCTGGTGAAGAGCAAGGACAACTAATGAAAATGAAGTCgacaaaagtaattaaaaagtCAGTTAAAGCAACAGAAAAGTCAACAATgaagaaaatttagaatttgaatGTGATTGGAAGAATCCAGTCTGAGGTGGGATGATGGACATCAAAAACTGAAATATAGGAACAAAAgatgaaaattttaagttacaaaagagttttgttgaaaaaacttaaattaaatatagattttaaatcttattttatctttgccGCATATGCTGTGgtgtttttaattcttaattattagtttggatccaataattttagtttgattttgataaaaataaaataaatttataattttgattatctATTATTAGACTGGGATGcaatattattcttttgtttatatagataatgatagattaaatagtattatttagattaaagagggaatatattatcttttgtttttattgtgtgCATCTATGCTATGGTTCAGTAAAAAAATCACCATAAGTAAGTTTTAGTGCATCTATTTCTTTGTGTGTCATCTATATTTAACATGTAAGAGTTCCAGAAATCTTGACACGAACTTGTGGTTGTTAAATAGGGTTTGAAGAAAAGAGTTCCTGATGAATTAAGGAGTATGAGAAATAAGAAGGGAAAGACACCAATTGAAGTATTTTATGATGAAAACAATCAGTTATCCAAAGATATCAAAGAATCTGCTAAAGGAATAGCGGATTCTGGGATGGTTGTGGCAATGCTTGTTGCTATTGTAGCATTTGCCGCTGCTCTCACTGTTCCAGGTGACAAGAAATCTGTTAACAATGCCTGGTTCATAGTTTTCATCGTCACAAATGCAATCGCATTGTTCACTTCTTCTGCGTCCATACTCTCTTTCTTGTCAAATTTCACTTCTTCAAGATTCGCAGACGCTGAATTTGTTACATCACTACATCCCAGCTTGACTGTTGGCTGTGGGTTACTAATAATCTCCGTTGCTGCTATGGTTGTAGCTTTCGTTGCAGCATCCTTTCTGATATTTGATCACACAACAAAATGGGTTTCTTATGTAGTGACTCCAATGGGGTTTTTCCCATTGCTTGTGTTTATTCTCTTCCAATCTAAGTTCTGCGAAGACTCCTATTGGTCTAAATACTATCGTCCCAAACTTGAGTAACTTAATACTCAAGCACCTACGCTAGCGTCATTAAGTGTGTTATCCTATATTTTTCTGTCTTAATTACTCCATGGTTGTATTCTCCACCttatgtttaatgtttaatatgGATTAATTTTATGCTTGATTTGTATatggaaaatccgtatataaattacatacggaaaaatccgtatataaatccgtatgtaatttatatacggaaaaatccgtatataacttatggttttataaaaaaaaaattagatgatcTCACATCTACATCCAATAACTAATAGTTTCATATATtgataaaagtcaaataaactatcaaattataaataataataccaaatatCTTCATGTTAACAAAAGTGTCAAAGAAAGTGAATTATTTAATGTCATACAACACTACCTCACTCTCGTGGAGAACAAATTAATATCCTTATCAAGTGTATAAagtagtataaaaataaatgttacttGGAGTAAGCCATCGGACACAAAAAGTACACgactaaaatagaaaataatatgcAAGGAGTAAGCCTTATACCAACTAAGGAAACCAAAACGTGAGGCTGGAGTTCTTAGTTCAAAATTAAGAGCCCTTGCTGTGTAGGGAATCTGGATGCATAAAGGTTGGTAGCCTACATCTAGGAGCTCATTTTCCCACATAGAGGCGTTTAAGTGTGCTTCCAAGTACTTCTCAAGCAAATTAAATGAAACCTGCAGCAACGAAATAAGTTGAAAGgattaataagttatttttatgtttactgctataattaattgaaacaTTAAACAATAAGTTACATAGATGTATTTTCCAGCATCAGATCACAACATTGGTTCTACAAGCTTCCAAATGAGTTTTCCAATCATTACTTAAATTGACAGCAACATACCACAAGATTGGTTGGACAAGCTTCCAAATGTATTTTCCAATCATTACTTAAACTGCATTGCTTCAACTCTACCTATCTATCCTTGAGTTCAACAATATCTAAAAGCTTGTACCTATCCTTATGAACAATGAAAACATCAGAGTCACGACCAGATTgactaaataaaattgaaaggaaagGGTAAAACACTCAAATCAATAGACACTAGCAATGACATGCAATAAATGTAATAGGTAGAAGACAATAAACATGATTACAAGAATGGAAATTGTAAAGAACATAGATGCCGTGCCAAAATTGTCtaacaaaaaagttaagaatttacataatttaaaaagttgcATTAAGCTTTCAAGTAAGTTTCAATAAATTATGTCAAGTACCAAAGGAATGGGAAACCATTATACATGTATAGACACTTTAGAAGCTTAACAATAAGGAAAagtttattactttttataatagaGCAACATGTTTTAATCAAGTTCCTTCGTACTGTTGAAAACCATACATATATGGTAGAAACTAAACTATTAATCATTCAGTTATATAATTGAAAGGTTGCTACAACGTTAGCATAAGTTATAATTGGAGACAACAATATTCTATTATTCCAATCTAATCCATTgaattattcaaaacaaaacttttaaatgattggctatattttaatttataacttcATTTTCTATCtattaaatgcatttttttatatactttttagtttattaatcaagtaattgataaatattattgGGCTAGAGGATGAGatgaaagtaaaagttaaaagacaaaaataacatttgagatgaaactaaaaattatttcttatattaaatttgttaataagtTTAACTTCTTTATAAAAAGCATGATTCTATAGTAAAGTATGCCATTGACAATCCCAGACATGAGTATTAAATAATtgatgtaaataattatttaggagtttttagaatttgaaatatCCAACGTGagcttaaatatttatatatttatgatttcaaaatactaattaaacaaACTATAGGAAATTATAGCTCTTGTGAAATACCTCACCAACTTCAACAGTGATAACATGAGGTGAATTCGGCAAAACTTCTTTTAAGCATGTCTTCTACCTGCAACCCAAAATCACCCAATTAGACAATAATAAGAGTTCaaattttcaacataaaatGAAACTACTTGTAACATTTGTGATAGATGAAGCTGACATTACACATTCATTCTAAGTAATTTTGATTGTAACATTTGTGATAGATGAAGCTGACATTACACATTCATTCTAAGTAATTTTGACTGTCAAAGTTTTCCATTTTGCTCCATAATCAGAGCTTATAACCAACTATCTCATAATAATTCATCTAAGCTTAATTGCTTAATTTTCAGATTAAAAATACTATATTGGACTTCCAGTTTTTA contains these protein-coding regions:
- the LOC106763255 gene encoding uncharacterized protein LOC106763255 translates to MRNKKGKTPIEVFYDENNQLSKDIKESAKGIADSGMVVAMLVAIVAFAAALTVPGDKKSVNNAWFIVFIVTNAIALFTSSASILSFLSNFTSSRFADAEFVTSLHPSLTVGCGLLIISVAAMVVAFVAASFLIFDHTTKWVSYVVTPMGFFPLLVFILFQSKFCEDSYWSKYYRPKLE